In Polaribacter sp. Hel_I_88, the following proteins share a genomic window:
- a CDS encoding arylsulfatase → MKPFHILLFWISSPLVLLSCAHPKVTSQENSNKPNIILIMVDDMGYSDLGCYGGEIETPNLDKMAEKGIRFTQMHNTSKCFPSRATLLTGLYAQQVGMGIKPKKFKNSISLGDLLKSEGYSTYFSGKNHSETSLFNFGFDHVYEFFGGATNHFNPGKQRKGEPEPIFKGGPNVWNIDAKKHKPYTTTSDFYSTDYFTKYAMSFIEDSAEDQKPFFLYLAYTAPHDPLMAWPEDIAKYRGKYKVGYKAIRDARYKKMLDLGMVDATMKLSTQTTKDWNSLSEEEKDSEDLKMAIYAAMIDRIDQNIGKLLDKLKQTGKIENTLVLFVSDNGASGENAERNLQQENARIGGELGSLSYWGSLKQDWANVSNTPYRLYKNDSYEGGICTPFIAYWPGVITNEGSINNAPMHFVDFMATFQDITKATYPKSFRNQSIVPMQGVSFLPALLGDQIPKREKPIFWQWAKGKAIRSGKWKAVAKRNAWELYDMNTDRNETTDLKDKYPKKFQELVNEYNTWEALNVSYKNTKK, encoded by the coding sequence ATGAAACCATTTCATATCTTATTATTTTGGATTTCTTCACCTCTTGTTCTTTTGTCTTGTGCACATCCAAAAGTAACATCGCAAGAGAATTCTAACAAACCAAATATTATTTTAATTATGGTTGATGATATGGGATACTCAGATTTAGGTTGTTATGGTGGAGAAATAGAAACTCCTAACTTAGATAAAATGGCCGAAAAAGGAATTCGTTTTACACAAATGCACAATACTTCCAAATGTTTTCCTTCTAGAGCAACGCTGCTTACAGGATTGTACGCACAGCAAGTGGGAATGGGTATAAAACCAAAAAAATTCAAGAACTCCATTAGTTTAGGTGATTTACTAAAGTCTGAAGGATATAGTACCTACTTTTCTGGAAAGAATCATAGTGAAACAAGTTTATTTAATTTCGGATTTGATCATGTGTATGAATTCTTTGGAGGCGCCACTAATCATTTTAATCCAGGAAAACAAAGAAAGGGAGAACCTGAACCTATTTTTAAAGGTGGCCCCAATGTTTGGAATATCGATGCAAAAAAACACAAACCTTATACCACAACATCCGATTTCTACTCAACCGACTATTTTACAAAATACGCCATGTCTTTTATAGAGGATTCTGCGGAAGATCAGAAACCTTTTTTTCTTTATTTAGCCTATACAGCTCCTCACGATCCTTTAATGGCATGGCCAGAAGATATTGCTAAATATAGGGGGAAATACAAAGTAGGGTATAAAGCGATACGAGATGCGCGCTATAAAAAAATGCTAGACTTGGGGATGGTAGACGCAACTATGAAATTATCAACACAAACGACCAAAGATTGGAATTCCTTATCTGAAGAAGAAAAAGACAGCGAAGATTTAAAGATGGCTATTTATGCTGCCATGATAGATCGTATAGATCAAAACATTGGAAAATTATTAGACAAGCTAAAACAAACTGGAAAAATAGAAAACACCTTAGTATTATTTGTTTCAGATAACGGTGCTAGTGGCGAAAATGCAGAACGCAATCTTCAACAAGAGAATGCAAGAATCGGAGGAGAACTAGGTAGTTTATCTTATTGGGGGTCTTTGAAGCAAGATTGGGCAAATGTTAGCAATACTCCATATCGTTTGTATAAAAATGATAGTTATGAAGGTGGAATTTGCACCCCATTCATAGCGTATTGGCCAGGGGTTATAACGAATGAAGGTTCCATTAATAATGCACCTATGCATTTTGTTGATTTTATGGCAACATTTCAAGACATTACCAAAGCTACATACCCTAAATCATTTAGAAACCAATCTATTGTGCCAATGCAAGGAGTAAGTTTTCTACCTGCGTTACTTGGTGATCAAATTCCAAAACGAGAAAAACCAATTTTTTGGCAATGGGCAAAAGGAAAAGCAATTCGCTCCGGAAAATGGAAAGCAGTGGCAAAAAGAAATGCATGGGAACTGTATGATATGAATACAGATAGAAATGAAACTACTGATTTAAAAGACAAGTATCCCAAGAAGTTTCAGGAACTAGTTAACGAATATAATACATGGGAGGCATTAAATGTATCTTATAAAAACACAAAAAAATAA
- a CDS encoding TonB-dependent receptor, whose protein sequence is MKLHRSIKLFILLFLGTLQYASAQQINLKGVVTDASKNPIPGVSILILGEKQKGTMTDFDGKFVLQVKKGNKLRFSYLGMQEKEILITNQQTLSVVLDEGVEYLDEIVIIGYESVKRSDLTGSVSSIKGSDIVKQATPNLASALVGKASGVYVRNTGSEPGGGTSIKIRGLNTINGTGEPLYVIDGIYAEDINFLNPTDVESIEILKDASATAIYGSRGANGVVLITTKTAKSGKTRVSYAHFYAYKDMARKLDLVNAEEYATLFYEMKAAEPNIILPEEEIPGFPENDPDSWSNGSDWLQETRQFWALANHDFKINYGSDSSALGFGVNYVKDDGAFKGQSYERLTINFNGKVNISKAIEFGYSMNGVRTNFDQLRDGQRAIAAIYGTAPVIPIYNEDGSYNFNNVIGEPNQFENPLSRLENSIDLDQTDRVLSNMFVNIKFGQGFKLAASLKYNYRNRERKSYLPSNTLEGAQTNGVANINSQKVEDITNNYILTKSLKLNKHNFTFLGGMEIGKRTGTSQNSGNITQFNTDLYGPFNLGAGASIEGYDSEKNQETLLGYIGRINYKYNNKYFLTLTARYDGSSKFGAENKWNLFPGIALAYDMSKEKFLANSEVVSSWKWRLSAGQSGSSSIQPYQSQGSIFNLGLSATGPSYVFGDNVIQGEVPQSFDNPNLKWETTTQYNLGVDISLWRGRFNFSADIYHKAVSDLLLRNFQLPGVSGFDTTTVNAGDMVNTGVDISFGGNILKKGDFSFSSNVVFSHYKNEVTKWIGEGQLIRESRYTGYAGEGYAYGVFWEVPQLGVFPDQAAIDNYTFTDPDTGVITMIQPVSVPGDIQYQDTNGDGRISADDRTKVGSPHPDFTLGMGFDFKYKRWSLNTYINAVVGKDIYNASNEQLMDTHLFSTVKWNNSFGDAITASSRMLNRWTPENTITDVPRMGSKGYDGVSANLSNVENGDFIRLENISLTYAIPTEKLKSISNLSVFGSVQNAFLITNYSGTDPDANQVTPGGWDTNQGAGVMGFESFGYPRPVIYTLGFNINF, encoded by the coding sequence ATGAAATTACATCGAAGTATTAAATTATTCATCTTGCTGTTTCTCGGCACCTTACAATATGCTAGTGCACAGCAAATAAATTTGAAAGGTGTTGTTACTGATGCTAGCAAAAATCCCATACCAGGGGTTTCAATTCTGATCCTTGGCGAAAAACAAAAAGGAACCATGACCGATTTTGACGGGAAGTTTGTTCTTCAAGTAAAAAAAGGAAATAAGTTAAGATTTTCATACCTAGGCATGCAAGAAAAAGAAATCTTAATTACCAATCAACAAACATTAAGTGTTGTATTAGATGAAGGTGTAGAATATTTAGATGAAATTGTCATAATTGGTTATGAATCTGTAAAACGATCCGATTTAACAGGTAGTGTGTCTTCTATAAAAGGTTCAGATATTGTGAAACAAGCAACACCTAATTTGGCATCGGCCCTTGTCGGAAAAGCTTCAGGAGTATATGTACGGAACACTGGCTCTGAACCAGGTGGGGGTACTTCCATCAAAATTAGAGGCTTAAATACTATTAATGGTACTGGAGAACCCTTATACGTGATTGATGGAATTTATGCCGAAGATATTAATTTTTTAAATCCGACAGATGTTGAATCTATTGAAATTCTAAAAGATGCATCAGCAACCGCAATTTATGGTTCTAGAGGAGCAAATGGAGTTGTTCTGATTACAACGAAAACAGCTAAAAGTGGCAAAACAAGAGTGTCTTATGCTCATTTTTATGCTTACAAAGACATGGCAAGAAAATTAGATCTTGTAAATGCAGAGGAGTATGCCACATTATTTTATGAAATGAAGGCCGCAGAACCCAATATTATTTTACCAGAAGAAGAAATTCCAGGATTTCCAGAAAATGATCCTGATAGTTGGTCTAATGGCTCTGATTGGTTACAAGAAACAAGACAATTTTGGGCCTTGGCGAATCATGATTTTAAAATTAATTATGGTTCAGATAGTTCTGCATTGGGTTTTGGGGTGAATTATGTAAAAGATGACGGAGCCTTTAAAGGGCAGAGTTATGAAAGACTTACCATAAATTTTAATGGTAAAGTAAATATTTCGAAAGCGATAGAGTTTGGCTATTCAATGAATGGAGTTCGTACAAATTTTGATCAACTAAGAGATGGTCAAAGAGCCATAGCCGCTATTTATGGAACAGCGCCAGTGATTCCAATTTATAATGAGGATGGATCCTATAATTTTAACAATGTAATAGGAGAACCCAATCAATTTGAAAATCCACTTTCAAGACTTGAAAATTCGATTGATTTAGATCAAACAGATCGAGTATTGAGTAATATGTTCGTCAATATAAAGTTTGGCCAAGGTTTTAAATTAGCGGCAAGTTTAAAGTATAATTATAGAAATAGGGAAAGAAAAAGTTATCTACCTAGTAATACATTGGAGGGTGCTCAAACCAATGGGGTGGCCAATATAAACAGTCAAAAAGTAGAAGACATTACTAATAACTACATCCTTACAAAGTCTTTAAAACTAAATAAACATAATTTTACTTTTTTAGGAGGTATGGAAATTGGTAAGAGAACAGGAACTTCTCAAAATTCAGGAAATATAACCCAGTTCAATACCGATCTTTATGGACCCTTTAATTTAGGAGCTGGTGCTTCTATAGAAGGGTATGATTCTGAAAAAAATCAAGAAACTTTATTAGGTTATATTGGAAGGATCAACTATAAATATAATAATAAGTACTTTCTTACATTAACCGCAAGGTATGATGGCTCTTCTAAGTTTGGAGCTGAGAATAAATGGAACCTTTTTCCAGGAATTGCTTTGGCATATGACATGTCTAAAGAAAAATTCCTAGCCAATAGCGAAGTTGTTTCTAGTTGGAAATGGAGACTAAGTGCTGGTCAATCTGGTAGTTCAAGTATTCAACCTTATCAATCTCAAGGATCAATTTTTAATTTAGGTCTTTCGGCAACTGGACCTTCTTATGTATTTGGCGATAATGTTATCCAAGGAGAAGTTCCACAAAGTTTTGATAATCCAAATTTAAAATGGGAAACTACCACACAGTATAACTTGGGAGTGGACATTAGCTTATGGAGAGGACGCTTTAATTTTAGTGCCGATATCTACCATAAAGCTGTTTCCGACTTATTATTAAGAAACTTTCAGTTACCCGGTGTTTCTGGTTTTGATACCACAACCGTAAATGCTGGCGATATGGTCAATACGGGTGTTGATATTAGTTTTGGAGGTAATATTTTAAAAAAAGGGGATTTTTCTTTTTCCTCTAACGTAGTTTTTTCACATTATAAAAATGAAGTAACCAAATGGATTGGTGAAGGGCAATTGATCCGAGAATCTAGATATACAGGGTATGCAGGTGAAGGCTATGCTTATGGCGTTTTTTGGGAAGTGCCTCAATTAGGTGTTTTTCCTGACCAAGCAGCTATTGATAATTACACCTTTACGGATCCTGACACAGGAGTCATCACTATGATTCAACCGGTTTCTGTTCCCGGTGATATTCAATATCAAGATACCAATGGCGATGGAAGAATTTCAGCAGATGATAGAACAAAAGTAGGATCTCCTCATCCAGATTTTACCTTGGGTATGGGTTTTGATTTTAAATATAAAAGATGGTCTTTAAATACATACATTAACGCTGTAGTTGGAAAAGATATTTACAATGCCTCTAACGAGCAATTAATGGATACTCATTTATTTAGTACCGTTAAATGGAACAATTCTTTTGGTGATGCCATTACTGCTTCCTCTAGAATGTTAAATCGTTGGACACCCGAAAATACAATTACCGATGTTCCTAGGATGGGCTCTAAAGGATATGATGGCGTTTCTGCAAATTTAAGTAATGTAGAAAATGGTGATTTTATAAGATTAGAAAACATCTCCTTGACGTACGCAATCCCAACTGAAAAGCTCAAAAGTATTTCAAACCTATCTGTATTTGGTAGTGTTCAAAATGCTTTTTTAATAACCAACTATTCTGGTACAGATCCTGATGCAAATCAGGTTACACCTGGGGGTTGGGACACAAATCAAGGAGCTGGTGTTATGGGCTTTGAAAGCTTTGGATATCCGCGTCCTGTAATTTATACCTTAGGATTTAATATTAACTTTTAA
- a CDS encoding T9SS type A sorting domain-containing protein, with translation MKNTITLLILLCVSIKLYAQTNIPLTNQDCDNGATLTGTSPFTNVPGFSVTQSIGSTIDPATSGVVNGEFVVNITSSSTVQGDLLFETDKADISTFDTSEVFTFTWQMKTISLTDKTSPYNIIAKFYDEDNEDVTGACTFSIIKTKGDYKSGSANTFQTNKVVVAVQPNANGKNAKYITLQVQLGKLFDGVNTGTGTVIFDSFTLGSQPENNFVSGNTAVPISYYGSWDRGGAIDDYSDPKYDYILGIEANPHWEEIQPTGPDSFDFSEFQVALDNAYTYNKLVKLSINVGPDSPLWIYQNGVPLAEGVDENTNEPNWPYYLDQDYKNYYFKLIEEFSLFLRNQPDHIFERIAFIQVKTGATGDEAPYKGTPDDSQYIISDQDWEKFRIESFEVFKQYFNDVSDRKVVLLFNNVDPAKYPEAYNWAMTEIDPEIGFGIKGGAYNRGHHLSDEQTFKEQWLPFLVNPKGMKLFSASEMDQSWQKPIFSINTELSFYWAILSSINTGVSTTNITASAIKYIYEHDEIRDMYKMYNKYAQQVYPKNATAAISIFHEGLNSANTEKFSESIYGNARQGNTDRYEAICNIYAAGRGAKMDDLYAATRGQVYQRKESQTGYNDSGWEIAEGNYERFLYQIDPDNTSIGLFRVRGEIDATSSKYDRFARSFEHSSNRNAMYFKFDDEMFTETRPASLYFKITWLDKNAGSTWALKYKDGNIEKTALEITGQGTNEWKTEQVTINDLSLGGVGLKGADFTLVNTDAVDDIFHGIEIDIERLTLNINDDLNSVQDRITVYPNPVRSVLSWNNLNEIYKVSVFNVIGKKIKELENPKGNSIDLSELTRGIYFVQFYNKNRSTVTKKVVKY, from the coding sequence ATGAAAAATACAATTACTTTACTAATACTTTTATGTGTTTCAATTAAGCTTTATGCACAAACAAATATTCCGCTTACAAATCAAGATTGCGATAATGGAGCAACACTAACGGGTACAAGTCCTTTTACCAATGTCCCTGGTTTCTCAGTTACTCAAAGCATTGGTTCAACTATTGATCCTGCCACAAGTGGTGTTGTAAATGGCGAATTTGTTGTTAATATTACCTCAAGTTCTACTGTGCAAGGAGATCTTCTATTTGAGACGGACAAGGCAGATATAAGTACTTTTGATACTTCTGAGGTTTTCACATTTACTTGGCAAATGAAAACGATTAGTTTAACCGATAAAACATCACCATACAATATTATTGCAAAATTTTATGATGAAGATAATGAAGATGTTACTGGAGCCTGTACTTTTTCTATCATTAAAACCAAAGGCGACTACAAGTCTGGATCTGCAAATACATTTCAAACAAATAAAGTTGTGGTTGCAGTACAACCAAATGCTAATGGTAAAAACGCAAAATATATTACGTTGCAAGTTCAGCTAGGTAAACTATTTGATGGTGTAAATACAGGAACAGGAACAGTAATATTTGATAGCTTTACACTTGGAAGCCAACCCGAGAATAATTTTGTATCGGGAAATACAGCAGTACCCATTAGTTATTATGGGTCATGGGATCGAGGAGGAGCGATTGATGATTATTCAGATCCAAAATACGATTATATATTAGGCATAGAAGCAAATCCACATTGGGAGGAGATCCAACCTACAGGTCCAGATAGTTTTGATTTTTCTGAATTTCAAGTAGCTCTAGACAACGCGTATACTTATAACAAATTAGTAAAGCTTAGCATCAATGTGGGGCCAGATTCGCCTTTATGGATTTACCAGAATGGGGTGCCTTTAGCAGAAGGTGTCGACGAAAATACGAATGAGCCAAATTGGCCATATTATTTAGATCAAGATTATAAAAATTATTATTTTAAGTTAATAGAAGAATTCTCACTCTTTTTAAGGAATCAACCGGACCATATTTTCGAGCGTATTGCATTTATACAAGTAAAAACAGGTGCTACTGGTGATGAGGCGCCGTATAAAGGAACTCCTGACGATAGTCAATATATCATTTCTGATCAAGATTGGGAAAAATTTCGCATAGAGTCATTTGAAGTATTTAAGCAATATTTTAATGATGTAAGTGACCGTAAAGTAGTATTGCTTTTTAATAATGTAGATCCAGCCAAATACCCTGAAGCTTATAATTGGGCAATGACTGAGATAGATCCTGAAATTGGATTCGGGATAAAAGGAGGTGCATACAATAGAGGGCATCATCTAAGTGATGAACAAACCTTTAAAGAGCAATGGCTGCCATTTTTAGTGAATCCAAAAGGGATGAAGCTGTTTTCGGCCTCTGAAATGGATCAATCTTGGCAAAAGCCTATTTTTAGCATCAATACCGAGCTAAGTTTTTATTGGGCAATTTTATCCTCTATAAATACAGGGGTATCAACTACAAATATTACGGCTAGTGCTATAAAGTATATTTATGAGCACGATGAAATTAGAGATATGTACAAAATGTACAATAAATATGCACAACAAGTATATCCTAAAAACGCAACTGCAGCTATATCTATTTTTCACGAAGGTTTAAATTCTGCCAATACCGAAAAATTTTCAGAAAGTATTTATGGGAATGCTAGACAAGGAAATACAGATCGTTATGAAGCTATATGTAATATATACGCAGCAGGAAGAGGTGCCAAGATGGACGATTTATATGCAGCGACAAGAGGTCAGGTTTACCAGCGTAAGGAGTCTCAAACTGGCTATAATGATTCAGGTTGGGAAATTGCTGAAGGAAACTATGAGCGTTTCTTATATCAGATTGATCCTGACAATACCTCTATTGGTTTGTTTAGAGTACGAGGAGAAATTGATGCCACCTCTTCGAAATACGACCGTTTTGCGCGTTCTTTTGAACATAGTTCAAATAGAAATGCAATGTATTTTAAATTTGATGATGAAATGTTCACTGAAACAAGGCCTGCTAGCTTATATTTTAAAATAACATGGCTAGATAAAAATGCAGGTTCAACATGGGCATTAAAATACAAAGATGGAAATATTGAAAAGACCGCTCTTGAAATTACGGGACAAGGCACGAATGAATGGAAAACTGAACAAGTAACCATTAATGACCTATCATTAGGTGGAGTTGGCTTAAAAGGTGCTGACTTTACACTGGTAAATACAGATGCTGTAGATGACATCTTTCATGGTATTGAAATAGATATTGAGCGCTTAACGCTAAATATTAATGATGATTTGAACAGTGTACAAGACAGAATTACTGTATATCCTAATCCTGTAAGATCTGTACTTTCTTGGAATAATTTAAACGAAATTTATAAAGTATCTGTTTTTAATGTTATAGGTAAAAAAATTAAAGAATTGGAGAATCCAAAAGGCAATTCAATAGATTTAAGCGAATTAACTCGAGGTATTTACTTTGTTCAGTTTTATAATAAAAACCGAAGTACTGTTACTAAAAAAGTAGTGAAATATTAA
- a CDS encoding transposase — translation MDRTAFSNGDSFIIVTNKNQKLKKTLIAMKSTTKAESIIRVLHKIHLKQRKKVKEVTLDMSGNIGLIVKKSFPQTTQVIDRFQVQKLALDALQVIRIKHRWKP, via the coding sequence ATAGATAGAACTGCTTTTTCAAATGGAGATTCATTCATCATTGTAACTAATAAAAATCAAAAGTTAAAAAAAACTTTAATTGCCATGAAAAGTACAACTAAAGCAGAATCAATAATCAGAGTTCTACATAAAATACATTTAAAACAAAGAAAAAAAGTAAAGGAGGTTACTTTGGACATGTCTGGAAATATAGGTTTAATCGTCAAAAAATCATTTCCACAAACCACTCAGGTTATCGATAGATTTCAAGTGCAGAAGTTAGCTTTAGATGCACTTCAAGTAATTAGAATTAAACATCGATGGAAGCCTTAG
- a CDS encoding RagB/SusD family nutrient uptake outer membrane protein yields the protein MKKISYLMLIFLFVSCSDYLEEEVFSSSQTSNFYQNEQQGISALNGVYAALRETYFSYRNDYQFAQMLEGPTGTVVQNGLYNDMNYSDTQLKNIGETWDRMWVCVNRASTLIRLLKVENIEESSVKRILAEAKFLRAVCYFNLVRMWGQVPIMNGVTSLEEGYPVKSSESDVYKFIIEDLKSAAQDLPKWNEYSSLGQPSASGTLLNNYQNYEPGRATKGAAQGILAKVYLTIASSINSNANRFDNAFDMNEMYTNAKMMCEEVYNGGHGYGLIDNYFDVFQEENENGMEDIFSINFTEGTDVKVGNSLASVTGIRRAGILSEEKQTMRAEPSFLEEFDDADERKEATFVLRYYDKNENLLTFENRDYRILPYKKYWSDYQLSPDNIPMVRTTYQWNTSPLVTGHFGDDIPVLRYSDLLLMYAEALHALGDDALALERVADVRERANLGRIMPPGDVLELIISERRRELCFENQLWFDYLRLNLTPRYRPDLADSKYKYFPIPVADLMSYPGLRPQNPGW from the coding sequence ATGAAAAAAATATCATATCTAATGCTGATTTTTTTATTCGTTTCTTGTTCAGATTATCTTGAGGAAGAAGTGTTTAGTTCATCGCAAACTTCAAATTTTTACCAAAATGAGCAACAAGGTATATCTGCCTTAAATGGAGTATATGCTGCCTTACGTGAAACTTATTTTTCTTATAGAAACGATTATCAATTTGCTCAAATGTTAGAGGGGCCTACAGGAACGGTTGTTCAAAATGGCTTATATAACGATATGAACTACAGCGATACACAACTTAAAAATATTGGAGAAACTTGGGATAGAATGTGGGTTTGTGTTAACAGAGCGAGCACACTCATTAGACTGCTTAAAGTAGAAAATATTGAAGAATCTTCCGTGAAACGAATTCTTGCTGAAGCTAAGTTTTTAAGAGCAGTATGCTATTTTAACCTTGTAAGAATGTGGGGTCAAGTACCTATCATGAATGGGGTTACTTCTTTAGAGGAAGGCTACCCAGTTAAATCTTCTGAAAGTGATGTTTATAAATTTATTATCGAAGATTTAAAATCTGCAGCACAAGATTTGCCAAAATGGAACGAGTATTCCTCTTTAGGACAACCTTCAGCTTCAGGTACTTTGTTGAACAACTATCAAAATTATGAGCCAGGAAGGGCAACAAAAGGTGCAGCACAAGGTATATTAGCAAAAGTTTATTTAACAATTGCTTCATCGATAAATTCAAATGCCAATAGGTTTGATAATGCATTTGATATGAATGAGATGTATACAAATGCCAAAATGATGTGCGAAGAAGTGTACAATGGAGGTCATGGTTATGGATTGATTGATAATTACTTTGATGTTTTTCAAGAAGAGAATGAGAACGGAATGGAGGATATTTTTTCGATTAATTTCACGGAGGGTACAGATGTAAAAGTAGGAAATTCATTAGCCTCAGTTACAGGTATTAGAAGAGCTGGAATTTTATCTGAAGAAAAACAAACAATGCGCGCTGAACCGTCCTTTTTAGAAGAGTTTGATGATGCAGATGAGCGTAAAGAAGCTACGTTCGTATTAAGGTACTATGATAAAAATGAAAATTTATTAACATTTGAGAATCGTGATTATCGAATTTTACCCTACAAAAAATACTGGAGTGACTATCAATTATCACCAGATAATATACCTATGGTAAGAACAACATATCAATGGAATACAAGTCCATTAGTAACGGGTCATTTTGGTGATGACATTCCAGTATTAAGATATTCAGATTTGTTACTTATGTATGCTGAGGCATTGCATGCATTAGGAGATGATGCCTTGGCTTTAGAAAGAGTGGCAGATGTTAGAGAAAGAGCAAATTTGGGAAGGATTATGCCTCCTGGCGATGTTTTAGAATTGATTATTTCGGAAAGACGAAGAGAACTTTGTTTTGAAAATCAATTATGGTTTGATTATTTAAGATTGAATTTAACACCTCGTTATCGTCCAGATTTAGCAGATAGTAAATATAAATACTTTCCAATTCCTGTTGCTGATCTTATGTCGTATCCAGGTTTAAGACCACAAAATCCAGGTTGGTAG